The Ricinus communis isolate WT05 ecotype wild-type chromosome 8, ASM1957865v1, whole genome shotgun sequence sequence ACTATAAATAATCAGTAAATCTGGAATAGACATGAATTACTGGTATCATTATAATTCTGGATCCAACTTAATATGTTTTACAGACAGCagaaatttatcaataagcATTCTCATTGTTAATGGTCAACTATTGCAGTCACATTTTCTCAACTGGTAGTGAACAATTTAAGCACAAAGTCCATATTATCTACACATAAGTGTCAATTTCCATATTATGTGTATGATTGATGATAGACATGCTTCGTTTTAACTAGTCAACTAATTCTTTACAACAAAAGGAAGTAGATAGAAGCAACCAAATGATAAAGATTAAaggattttaagaaaaaaacataGAGAAATTGGGAATGCTTCGAGAATGCTATTATCTTTACGACTCTGTAGATTAATAGTAGGGCAAAATAGGAATAGGGACACATGGAGAGCACAAACCTGAACGTATGTATTTGCTGCAGGTACGATATGTACATGTTTTGGTCCTGTAAAAGctgaaaattttggaaaaaaaaaaacgcaAACTAATCACTGATTGAGGTAGTTATTCCAACTATCCTGTACATTGTGAAAACCTCAATATGTCTCACtaccagaaaaggaaaaagaaaaattaaaatttcattagtCCACAATGAGgacaaaataaaaagctttACCAGTCTTTATTACCAGTTAATGCCCATGAACCAAAGAATCTCGTAAACAAAAACATGAAGACGCCACAAGCCAACccaacaaaaagaagaatagaTATTTGATGCTgaacttcatttttattctgcATGAATACTATCTAGTCAAAAAATCGCAGCCTCACTCTTAGCAGAGCAATCAGTGAACGATAGCACAAATGATCTTACCTACTCGCAGCAGAAATTATGTCTTTAAGCAAATTGAAAGATAGGAAATTAGCCTTTTACAATATTGTCAATGAGAGTTCTGTCACAACAGTGTGAAAGGACCATCAAGAACAATATGTCACTTTGTACGTTCTAGTATTGATTACAATATTAGTATATGATCCTAATATGTAGGACTTAAATCTCAACTGATTTCAAGATTCAAATCAGTAGATGTGTCACTTGAAAGCTTAAGGGTATTaccttttcatttattatcaAGAACGTCAATTGTTTCAAACCAAACACAGATTTTGTTTATGCATATCATTTTAATGAGCATATATATTTTGTCCACCTCTAGCAACTAGCCACCAACTGCACATATATTTGGCGTCAAATTAGCAACATCAAGAAAGAGTAAGAGTAAACCTCTAGCCTCACCCTTGGACTTTTAATATCTCCATTTATCTTCCCATATTCCCATTTTAAAACTACTTCCGTAATTTATGATTAATCAGTAAAAGAAAACTAACCCGTCTGGCAAGGGAAGTAGCAACCAAGTTTGAAGTAGCAACTGAAAGGAACATGAACACATAACTCATATAATCACAAACCACAGTCCCAGGTCCTGCCAACAGAAACCCACAATTAAACCAACCCAAAGTTCATATATTTACTCCAAAAGATAAatccttttgtttttcccCCAGAAGTACCTAGAGCAGCAAGCTCAATGGAGCTTCCCTGACCAATAACAGCAGTATCAATTAAACTCATCAATGGCCCACATAACCAAAGCCCAGTAGCCGGCCCTGTAAACATTACAATCTCTTTCATTTGCTTCCATATGCTCTGATTCTCCAAACCGTCTCTTTCAATCTCCACTTCTTGTTCTTGAAATTGGGCAATGTTACCGTCATTTCCACTCTCAATTCCCTGATTATTATCACTATCGTAAACTACATCTTTACTTGAGCTAATGCAATTACTTATAAGCCCATTTCTTTGATACTTTAGTGCAGAAAGATGCAAACTTGGTAAATGCAGAGGTGGTGGTTTATTAAAGGTAATTAAACAATGATTatgctttttaaaattagggttttgaagggaaattaaagaagaaaaagaatgatgaTTGAGGGTTTTGATTagcatttttttccttaaatgTGGAAATTGAATGTGTAATTAGGAAATTGAATTTAGAGGTTTTTAAGGAGGCAAGCAGAGAAGCGTGGAAAATTGGGTCTTTTATGGTGTATTTGACTCGCTTCTGCTTCTACTCAACGGTGACTGTGACCTATTATATAACTGATAACGTCCAGAAAAGGTGGTGTATACTTAGGAGTATCTTTGGATGACTGTGAGACGTTGGATTTGTCTACTTATTGTGTGGTGCTTagatattttacttttaacggtttattttaattatttggatTCTCATAGTATATACTCtaaaagaaaagtcaaaatctattattaagtctctaaattttttattttttaattttattaaaattttaaaattatatatttacttaatttaacCACTTCCTACACATAGTTGTatgaaattcttatttattttattgaattttattaattaataattattaaattttaaataaaaataaaaataaaaatataaaatttaataaataaaaataaaaatataaaatttaataaataaaaataaaaattaaagaattaataaaataaaataaaataaataaattttaaatatatattttacataagCAAAAATGTATACGAAGTTGATTTCATTCACTTGCGTCTACATATGGAAATTTGACTGctttcattttcatattttatgggTTGGATTTTATAGCTCGTTTGACATTCAAATGCAAGCAGTGATTCATCAAAATTGTGCTTCTTGagaaatcttttttcttttctttctcactTGGACCATATAATTATGCCAACCTTGTGCAGGTTATATCTTGATACTCTTCAGATAATTATAGCATTATTAGTAACAggaatatacataaaattatcCATCCATATGAATACTTAAACATAGATAATATAGAATTTCAGAATGATTAAATCACAAAGAAATCCTGTTCTGATTAACTTCTGAGTCTAATTGCTGTTGGTAGTTAAGTACTTGGGGAATAAACCATCTGGGCCTTTTCTACTTGTCAGTGGTTCTCGCTTCTGGAATTGCCCATTGCAACATTAAACAAAGCCACCTACACCACAATTTGCATTTCTGCAGTATGTCTAGGCCcaacattaataaataatgaaaagcAATCCTCAACTTAATATCATTACATGGAACCTGAGGTTCAAGAATTACTGTATTTTTCCATGGTCAGGGTTTCATCAATGCATGACCAAGAAGATCAAATTTGCTTCCAATTACATTATACTTAATTGTGACGGCAACCGCAGCAGAGCAGTAACCAATTCCTACAAACaattttgctaaatatttttggcATACACCTTGCTTGTATGTTCTTTGCCGGCTTCACTTAAACATCAAAGAATAAAGAGAGCTCGATCTTTGGTGGCTGGGACAAAAGAATATAGGTGATGATTGAGTAAATGAAGTATGCACCTGCACAGATTTCCAATCCTGTGCTTTCGAAACCCATTATTAGCTGATCCTAGATGAAGAAACTAAGCAGCTTTAAGTTTCCCAAGTCTGTGTTCAGTTACAGCTGCAGAGCTAAGCATGCCCTTTGGAGACAGCAGTCGTCGGAGAGCAAAGAAGAATCGAGCCTGCAGAATTTTGGCTTTCAATGAATTTCACTacccaaaaaagtgaaaaaataaaagatttggaagtaaaagaacaaataaaaatgagttaGTATGTGAATTATTGAggttgagttattttttttacccaTTGGAATGCTACAAGTGCGCACCAGCAGCCTTGCAGACCATATCCTTGACTGCTCACAAGCTGGCAATGAGGTAAAAATAGAGATCAAAATTTTGAGGTATAGATTTTTGCCAGGGAAAGACTGTTGAAGTTGAGAGTAGAGAGTAAAGATTTAATAAGGCTAACCAGTAACAGAAGAGCACCAAGAGAAAAACATCCACTCATTGATAAGCTGATGAACTTAAAATCTCGTCCAGCCTGCCCATAAAAACAGGTATTTATTAGAAACAAGAAATGCAGAATACAAGCCCCTGGAATCACTTTTCAAGTTTATCTGTCTGCAGTACAGACAGCATAACCATAATAAACCCTGAAGCAAGACTAGTAAGAGACATAATCAGGAACACTGTGAACTTGACCTATTATGTGAAACGATTCtggaaaaacaaaatatatccCAATTAGGGGATAAAACTTGTCCCTTTCATCTTTACTAACTATTGGTTGTAGATACAGAGCATGCTAAAGAATCAAAGGggagaagaataaaaaagaagaaattaaggaTAGCAGACAAGAAAACCTACCAGCAATGTTCCTTCAAGGCTATGAGTACAGGGCGTTGCAGATAATgcaacaaaaaacaaaatcaacaCTTTGTGCATCTGCATTGAAACAGCATATGGAAAATCACTCAGAGTCAGATacataaaattcattttcatcCATTCATGCAAATATTCAGTCATAATTTCTTGTAAGATAACAACCCTTAAGgaactataattttaaatttcacaCAGGAATGATGATTAACTCcgaaaatcaaattttgtaACTCAAGTTCTGGACTTATTTTGTTcccaattttttattctagaaATGGCTATAACAAATGAAATGCCTCCAGAATTCACAGATCAGGTTACATGTAATTCACAAGAAATTAAGCAGGCAGAAAAATCAGGAAACAATCATAGCTGCAGAAGCTGAAAGATTGAAACGAACCTCTTGTATGACACTAAGATCGCGGGTAAAAATATTGGGGAGCAACCAAGGTATAaatgctccaacacttgctatTACCACTCCAAGTATAGCTCCAATAATCATAAGTGACTTTAGCAGCGTTCGAGCCTGTTTCATAATTTCCACCATTCGGATCAGACCATATATTCAATTCCATACTTGTAATGGTGATGTGTAATCTATCCATTAGAATCTGCCAGTATTATATTGAAATCTGAAAGAAACAATTCTATGTAGCAACTATGTATTTGTTTAAGGTTCTTGGATTTACAGAAATGTAATGGCAAGTGAACCAGCCAGAAACAATACTAACCTTCTCTAAACTTCTCTCAACTCCATAGAGTAACTCGGGCATGAATGATTGTGCAGTTTGAGATAGAGGCTCACCACAGACCACACACATCCCATACATTTGAATCATGACCTGGGCGAAGGGTGATGTAAATTGTCAATGTAAATATCCTTTAGTTTGCAGGAGACAGAAAGCTccagagaaagaaaataaaactactAGCACAAATATAACCAACCTGATGAGCAGCAACAGTGAATGTGCCCATTGCTGTTGCACAATACGTCATGAGAGCATAGAAGGCCACCTAAAACATGAAAATGTATCGGATGAGACAGTTGTACTCAAATGTGAGAAGAGAACAGCTATAGAAAAAATACAATGAGACAAACCTTTGAGAACATTGTTACAAAAACTGGAGCAGCTATGCCAAATATTTGCATAAATTCTTTTGGTGATGGAATAGAGATAGCAAAAGCGTTATACCCTTTCGTGTTCAAAGCTTCAATCATCATATAAGCTGCAATTACCTGGATGTACATGCTATTTAGTGTTAAGCTAGAACAAGTGTCAATTTGGGTCCAAAAAGGAATGAATTATAGCTAACTTATGCTACAGAAACGAAATCATATGTTAGCATACTTGTGATGTCATTGTTGCCCATGCTGCTCCTGCAATACCATAGCCTAGAAATCTACACAGGACTAAATGACCAAGTGCATTTACAACGCTGGCAACCACCAAAGCCTTTAAAGGTCCCATGGAATCTTTCATTCCAAGGCTGAGAGTTAGATGAAAAAGATTATCAAAGTCCAATTATGGAAAAGCTAAGTTGATTCACACTTTTATTCCTTCAGCTTTACAAATGGAAGAGACTATTCACCTTGAGCTTTGAGAAACCAATCCGTAGAGAACTGCTGGCCATGCTAAGCCTCGAATCTGCAAAAGAAACCCAGATTCAGTTCAATGAAGACCCTATGGTGGAAAAATGAGCAGAGAAGAACATTTAATGATTATCTAGTAGTAATATAACTTGGTCAAGCCAAAGAAGAACACATAAATGGCAGATCTTAATTGGTCAACTTCTTCTTGATGTTGAGGGAAAAAAACTCAGTTTACTAGTAAAATGCTGTCCTCAAAATTTCATGTTCAGAAAATGCACCTGAACATATTTGCTAGCTACAGGCACAAGATGCGCATTCTTTGGGCCGGCAAAACCTGAAAGTAGTAATATCATTACATCAACTGTGGAACGGGAGGGGATTacaaaaagaacaaataaaaatgaagaggTGGGCCAGTCTTTATTACCAGTTAGTGCCCATGAACCAAGGAATTGTGTAAACAAGAGCATAGAGATGCCACAAATCAATCCAACAAAGAGCAGAACTGATATCTGATGCTGCACTTCATTTTTGTCCTGGATTAAGACCATCTTGTTAAAAGTGAAGCAAAGAAGATATAATAGCAAATGGTTAAGCTAATTGATTGTCACTGGCTATGAAGCACCAACATGTTTTTAAGAATATCGAGAGTATGCATCTTTTCCTTGATTCAAGACAAGCGTCAACTATTGTAAGCCCCTGCAATACTATAAGCTATACACTCTATAGAACTCAGCAGAACCTTTAAAAAGTAAACAGTATCCTACACTTCCTTTGTTTTGTGGACTAGAATAGCAATTCCATATAGTCATTCAATAGCTATGCTTCATAAACAAAGCTTAACACTATGTTTGTTTTGATGGATATCAAGGGAAAGGAAGAGAAAGGAATTCACTCTATTTTGTAGAGCAATGAGAGGAAATCAGAAAAGATAAGAGATAACTACTAATATTGGAAGACCAAAAGGATTTTTCCAACGTATCATTTCTAGTTCCAATGGAATTCTTTGTATAGGAAGAAGCACTGTCAAGTaggaattttttctttcaaccaTCTTTCGATTTTAAATTGCATGAAAGTAAAATacttcaaattcaaaattccaagagttctataaaatatttttgatgaaaaaaaataaaaaaaaaatcccacGGAATTGAATTAGGCTCACGAATCTAAGAAATAGTAAttcttgataattttattaataaaatgaatgtttcatttcaaattaaaataaatatttaaatgttaaataaaaataaaaattaatattattaaataaataaaaatattaatattattaaataaaaaatatttaaattaatattaataaaattaaatattaaatataaataaaaaataaaaactcaatttaattgaatttttattttattttaaaagttttatttaaaaaaatatatagatatttaaatagtgaatagtattttgtaatttagatttagaataatagtaatttagtgttaaagatatatatatatttattagtgaatCCTGTGACATGTCACCTCAGTCAGTCAaagtataattatttcatttcctTTCCTTCTTATGATTTAATAAGATAACCAACCAActgaaaggaaaataaatctcttttcttttcttttcttttcctttgctTAGTTTCCGATCAAACTAAGTCtaaatattctttcttttttttttggaaaaaaaaaaaaaaagactaacCGATAACAACTCTAGTATTATTTTTCAAGCATGCCAATCATGAGGAGTTCATTTTAATGGAAAACACATTTGCATAAATGTCATCATAggaaaatagtaattattaaaaaaagaatctgATACTTCAATGTGAAAAATGCAATTGTCAGTGTAAGATCATAACTAAATCATATGCTTACTGAAACATAAACTGGTGAACAATCTAACCCTTTTGGCAAGTGAAGTGGCAACCATATTTGAAGTAGCAATTGAGAGAAACATGAACAGCAGATTCATATTATCACAAAAGACTGTCCCTGGACCTGTTAAAGCCCCATGTAGAaccaaattaacaaaatatatataagacataaaaacaaaaaaaaagaaaaaaaatacatatctGGGAGTAAGTACCTAATGCAGCAAGCTCAGTGGAGCTTCCCTGACCGATAACAGCAGTTGAAATGAGACTCATTAATGGACCACAGATCCACAGCCCAGTAGCCGGACCCGAGAACATCAtaatttcctttatttgctTCCATATGCTCTGGCTCGCTAGCTCTTCTCTTTTTGAAGTGACAACAGTTTCTTGCACCTCTTCCTCTTGCTCGTGAGGCCCTGAAGCCAAACCATCATCACATTCACCAACACTCGGTTCAGGATCATCATCCAGAATTACTTCTTGCCCAGAAGTACCAATGCAAGAAGTAGCAAACCCCTTGttgtagtagtagtagtaggaGTAATGACTTCTTGAAGATGAAATGccagaagaaagaagagacAGGTTTTGCGGTGGGTTCTTAAAGAGAACTGAAGTGCGTGGAGCGATTATTCTTTTGAGATTTGGGTTTTGGAGAAATGAAATGGAGGATGTCGATAATGAGAGAGACATGGTTTTGATatgaattcttctttaattcccTTTGTTTCTCTGATTGCAAAACTGAAGGACAAGAAACAGAAACAGAGAGaagagtgagagagagagagagagagaacgAGAGTAGCGAATGGTCTTTTTATTTGTACGTTGGagttaaaattttgaataaccggTGCGGTGGTGGCGTGGCCTCGCTTGTGCAGAAATAGAATTGGCGCGGCTAGCCCGCCATCTCTGAATTAAactaataacataaaattttcagaaagtgaaaaatgaaatatgactttttatcaatttataaaataaaaataaaaaattctttctttaatatagTCAAATTTTTTACCCAATCActtttaatttactattaactattaataaataagcctatttcttaaataaagataaaatcttataataaaaatatgataaatcaaTATTACAAATCTATTTCAATACAGATTATtcgaaattaaaaaaaaattaaactgagTATGTGTAATTTAAATTGagctattaatttttaaaataattttttataatttatttaggaTAAATAGgttctaaaatataaagttttacacattaattaaaattagacaaTATAAACTATATGTAATGTAATGATGAGGATTTGAAATTTAtgataagttaaatattagggaaaaaaaatataaaatctaatgacgaggatttgaaatttatgataaatattGGAGAAAATGTGACTTTAAAAAAAAGCTTTTTTTCTCCAACGGCTTGACTTGGCTTGGCTTGGCAGCCGTCAATTTGCAGCTACTTAATTTTCTTCGTTCTAACTGCAAAAGAAAGCTTCGGGGCGTACCCGCAATTCCAATCTCTTCCTTCCTACTGGCCCAAGTCAGAAATAACACgtgttatattatatatatatttcagcCGTTATTGCGGATTTACGATTagagtaaaatattttgatatcaTAGCATTTTGGAGTCTCGTTGTTTTGAGCTGTTATgaattatatacataatttaattttaaattattaaaatataatactacaaaattattatctattatctaattaaatgaCATATTGGAAAGCAATAAGTACACatatatttaacttttcattattatagaattataataatgaaatctTTTTCTATAACATAAttgactaaattataaaatattatcttatgGGACAAAGtcatgaaaatcaaattacataAGTTTTAAGTTgctattattaaataatatagattcgatcatgaaaaattataaattaataaaagaaaaatatatttaaactgGAAAGTGCAAGATGAAGTGATAGATAAAGATAAATAGATGATTTAGGATTAAGTGTTACCGAACTACTTAACTCAATTTAatgatgtatttttttttataaaattacttcaTTTCGGCCTATCTCGTTAATCTCGTCCGAAAtgcaatttcattttaatctcGGTCATTTTGATCCGAAATGGTCAAGATAACCGATAAGAAACAAAAGatgttttattctatttttcttaataaaattagacatCTCGACCATTCTGGGTGGAACATAATGGAATCAGTAATCTTGATATAGGCTCAGTTTAGCTTCCATCTTCATTTCCTTTGTTTAGTTCAAAGAAAGatacatgaaaaaaaaaatggtgttttttgttttgatattaCTAATTCTTATATTTCGCCCCTCTTGTACTTTGACCCAAGATTACCACATACATTTTCACTATAAATAGGtgtttagtttatattttcttattctgtGAATCGTAAAATTGTGTTTAATAAGtagctaataatttattgtgTATCCTCAACCACAAACCTTACCTTTTGAACCAGTTGTATTTATAATGTtgtgggttttttttttatcaaatgtgatcttgattttcttttttcaaatgggatttttttatattttctgatTCTGCGAGTTATAAAAATTCGATTAATGTGTGCCTAATCATGTTCTTGAGCCAAACTTGTCTTTGCCCAAATAATGCAAAAATACATTTTCTGATTATTTCAAAGGGGTGGAATTTTtcttgagttttttttttttttttttttgtggcATTTCCCTGGGTGATTTTGATTTGGTgttgttaattattttattttactttttgttcATTATCCTAGTATTTATTCTGTTGCGGTGTATGCTACTATGGTTGATTGACAAATTAGGTTAGAACACTAGTCCATATAGAGATCGGAAGGAAGTTTATAAAGAATATAGCAAGTTAGTTATTTatggatttcttttcttgaagtCTTTCTTAAAACTATGAGATTACTGTCCCAGttcttcttaaaattaatgtgGGTTTagttttttagggttttgtcactgttttttcttttctttttctttgttatttttgttcttgttGATGGGTAAAAGTAATTTCGTGTT is a genomic window containing:
- the LOC8284355 gene encoding protein DETOXIFICATION 46, chloroplastic, with amino-acid sequence MSLSLSTSSISFLQNPNLKRIIAPRTSVLFKNPPQNLSLLSSGISSSRSHYSYYYYYNKGFATSCIGTSGQEVILDDDPEPSVGECDDGLASGPHEQEEEVQETVVTSKREELASQSIWKQIKEIMMFSGPATGLWICGPLMSLISTAVIGQGSSTELAALGPGTVFCDNMNLLFMFLSIATSNMVATSLAKRDKNEVQHQISVLLFVGLICGISMLLFTQFLGSWALTGFAGPKNAHLVPVASKYVQIRGLAWPAVLYGLVSQSSSLGMKDSMGPLKALVVASVVNALGHLVLCRFLGYGIAGAAWATMTSQVIAAYMMIEALNTKGYNAFAISIPSPKEFMQIFGIAAPVFVTMFSKVAFYALMTYCATAMGTFTVAAHQVMIQMYGMCVVCGEPLSQTAQSFMPELLYGVERSLEKARTLLKSLMIIGAILGVVIASVGAFIPWLLPNIFTRDLSVIQEMHKVLILFFVALSATPCTHSLEGTLLAGRDFKFISLSMSGCFSLGALLLLLVSSQGYGLQGCWCALVAFQWARFFFALRRLLSPKGMLSSAAVTEHRLGKLKAA